The sequence AGCTCCTCAGACAATGGCAGAATACTTGGCATCTTGGACACTGCAATTGTAACTTCACTTTCGGAGCAACCAAGAGTACTCTTCAAAAATTTAAGCTTGGAAGCAGCCTTTTCTTTGGTGATATTTGAGACGACTAACACCGCATACTTGAACATTCGCGAGCTGCGAGGCACCCCAAGCTCTTCCGCGCGCAGCAAGAATTCCTTGACGCGCTCCAGGCTATAGGTAAGCAACCACGAGTTGTGTGAACACAGCTGGGCAATATCTCGAACACTTAAGCCCCAATGACAAAGCAGCGCGATATTAGGACTGATAACCCTTTCAAGATCCACAAGTAGAATGCGTTCACTCTTCCTCAAGATCGCGAGGAGCTGTTCAAATGAACCGAAGAAGGAGATGAAGAACTCGAGCCTTGGAACAACGTCGCAGCCGCGGAGGGCGCGTGAGCCGACCACGAGGAAGCGAGCGATCTGGGGGTTGGACAGGCCGAGGCGGTCACGGAGAGCATGAAGGCGGGGCCCGATGTTCTTGGGCCAGGCGCGCAGGAGCAACGGGTCCGCGACGACGACTTCGGCGATGTCGGCGCTGGAGAGGCCGACGCCGGAGAGCAGGGCGAGGATGGCGTCGGGGTTGGAGGCGGATTTGAGGCGGGACCAGCATAGCTCCTCGAATGCCTTCTTGTTACAATGTCTGGATGCTTCATCGAAC comes from Panicum virgatum strain AP13 chromosome 4K, P.virgatum_v5, whole genome shotgun sequence and encodes:
- the LOC120703142 gene encoding transcription termination factor MTERF2, chloroplastic-like, whose amino-acid sequence is MLLLRRHLLPLHRAASSLPSPIYHRAWLLSTSTSSSTAPFSLEDYLVAACGLHPAQARKTAKKAFDEASRHCNKKAFEELCWSRLKSASNPDAILALLSGVGLSSADIAEVVVADPLLLRAWPKNIGPRLHALRDRLGLSNPQIARFLVVGSRALRGCDVVPRLEFFISFFGSFEQLLAILRKSERILLVDLERVISPNIALLCHWGLSVRDIAQLCSHNSWLLTYSLERVKEFLLRAEELGVPRSSRMFKYAVLVVSNITKEKAASKLKFLKSTLGCSESEVTIAVSKMPSILPLSEELLLRKIQFLIKEVGMEPQCIVERPVLLALSLEKRLVPRHCVMKVLQAKGLLSSKMGFYTFAQFGEKTFKLKYIDCHKDSVPGLADAYAAASAGVVPPGFKFEHLEIFQSFLFDGVSATDAH